In Legionella beliardensis, the following are encoded in one genomic region:
- a CDS encoding resolvase, which produces MQITDLQRDALLMTGVEENAIYQDYVSGKNDDRSGFKNYLKVLHLNFLKAR; this is translated from the coding sequence TTGCAGATAACAGATTTACAGCGCGATGCGTTGCTTATGACTGGAGTTGAAGAAAATGCTATTTATCAAGATTATGTTTCAGGAAAAAATGATGATCGCTCTGGCTTTAAAAATTATCTTAAAGTGCTTCATCTTAATTTTCTGAAGGCTAGATAG
- a CDS encoding recombinase family protein produces MVQELREHKIGLKILAGHGAAIDTTTSAGKSVFGIFSALAKFERKMILERWPV; encoded by the coding sequence ATTGTTCAAGAATTAAGGGAGCACAAAATCGGCTTAAAGATATTGGCCGGCCATGGTGCTGCAATTGATACAACTACGTCAGCCGGTAAATCAGTTTTTGGAATTTTTTCAGCACTTGCTAAATTTGAGCGCAAAATGATTCTTGAACGCTGGCCGGTATGA
- a CDS encoding HEPN domain-containing protein, translated as MNLLNKDINNFLNYFAEECFLIQADGDYIIARLSFRLNLYSQFQWSSLQAIEKYIKAILLFNRINSKSMRHNLLEGLKLINKLDFVNLSKVTTSTIEHFNIYGNNRYFTNPYFEDGLRLFNLDFTVWELRRYCRSLDPKFTHEDDKKIEKNLKVLAESNFQNPRSGYLEYGNLEKIIKDKKNPARKYLVWHNPFFRSNFRRTVKVPNLWIAKNSPLSNYPEYADILSEYVQISKEELSAYKLHSIKKK; from the coding sequence ATGAATTTATTAAATAAGGATATAAATAACTTTCTTAATTATTTTGCTGAAGAATGCTTTTTAATTCAAGCAGATGGCGATTATATTATTGCAAGATTATCATTTCGTTTAAATCTTTATTCTCAATTTCAATGGTCTAGTCTTCAAGCTATTGAGAAATATATTAAAGCAATATTGCTCTTTAATAGGATTAACTCAAAAAGTATGAGGCATAATTTATTAGAAGGTCTTAAGCTGATCAATAAACTAGATTTTGTAAATTTAAGTAAGGTAACTACGAGTACTATAGAGCATTTTAATATTTATGGAAATAATAGGTATTTTACTAACCCCTATTTTGAAGATGGACTTAGGCTTTTTAATTTGGATTTTACTGTTTGGGAATTAAGAAGATATTGTAGGTCGTTGGATCCAAAATTTACTCATGAAGATGATAAAAAAATAGAGAAAAATCTTAAAGTATTAGCTGAAAGTAATTTTCAAAATCCTAGAAGCGGCTACTTAGAATATGGTAATTTAGAGAAAATAATTAAAGATAAGAAAAATCCTGCTAGAAAGTATCTTGTTTGGCATAATCCTTTTTTTAGGTCAAATTTTAGAAGAACAGTTAAAGTTCCGAACTTGTGGATAGCTAAAAATTCTCCATTATCTAATTATCCAGAATATGCAGATATTTTATCAGAGTATGTTCAAATTTCGAAAGAAGAATTATCCGCATATAAACTGCATTCTATTAAAAAGAAATAA
- a CDS encoding MFS transporter, with the protein MLKTSFKKFYSIYFNAPKGTGKLVPLIVIESAAICITYFISVYLMKSLGFDSFQVGKLISALSVGTCIGSLFSGYLTIKINPTKVAALGFLIYSIGFALLSMIVSYYHLLFTLFLCGFGGVFIAVANLTALIKLAEDDIMKNKILVIQSVVFNFSLSIFSFLLCYLKTEQIRALFLICALFLACTSAFVFRIKEINSINKKVLKVERDKINIPLVVLIISVVFLYGVIYSLVKVYFPFEVNVRFSNNPWILWLILSANPICVVLLQPVLINKLKYKTNTFLLLAGGTLVGFGYLFFGLTTYFIPSLLFICFATLGELIFSPISKKIAATSMGEGKEGLGFAAWKMTYYISGILGATLVGYLGVNYKNINIWIACAPLSLTIILCIVGFEFFKKTNINMVLRN; encoded by the coding sequence ATGTTAAAAACAAGCTTTAAAAAATTTTATTCTATCTATTTTAATGCTCCTAAAGGGACAGGTAAATTAGTTCCATTGATAGTGATTGAATCGGCTGCAATATGTATAACCTATTTTATCTCGGTTTATTTAATGAAATCTTTGGGTTTTGACTCTTTTCAAGTAGGCAAGCTCATTTCAGCATTATCTGTTGGAACTTGTATTGGGTCTTTGTTCAGTGGCTACCTAACAATTAAAATAAATCCAACTAAGGTGGCTGCTTTAGGTTTCCTTATTTACTCTATAGGTTTTGCATTACTATCAATGATTGTCTCATATTATCATCTATTATTTACTTTATTCTTATGTGGATTTGGCGGCGTATTCATTGCTGTTGCCAATTTAACAGCGCTAATTAAGCTGGCAGAAGATGATATTATGAAAAATAAAATTCTTGTGATTCAATCGGTAGTATTTAATTTTTCACTATCTATATTTAGTTTTCTCCTCTGTTATTTAAAAACAGAACAAATACGAGCTTTATTTTTAATCTGTGCCTTATTTCTAGCTTGTACTAGTGCTTTTGTATTTAGAATTAAAGAAATCAATTCAATAAATAAGAAAGTGCTTAAAGTTGAAAGGGATAAAATAAATATTCCGCTTGTAGTACTGATCATATCAGTAGTCTTTTTGTACGGAGTAATATATTCTCTGGTTAAAGTTTATTTTCCCTTTGAAGTAAATGTACGATTTAGCAACAATCCTTGGATTTTATGGTTAATTTTATCTGCTAACCCGATCTGTGTTGTTTTATTACAACCGGTGCTTATAAATAAATTAAAATATAAAACAAATACCTTTTTATTGTTGGCTGGGGGTACTTTAGTGGGGTTTGGGTATTTATTTTTTGGATTAACTACATACTTTATACCAAGCTTACTATTCATATGTTTTGCAACGTTAGGAGAATTAATTTTTTCACCAATCTCAAAAAAAATTGCTGCAACAAGTATGGGAGAAGGAAAAGAAGGCCTGGGTTTTGCTGCATGGAAAATGACTTATTATATTAGTGGGATCCTTGGTGCTACATTAGTAGGTTATTTAGGAGTGAACTATAAAAATATTAATATTTGGATAGCTTGCGCTCCATTATCGTTAACTATTATTCTTTGCATAGTTGGCTTTGAATTCTTTAAGAAAACTAACATTAATATGGTTCTCAGAAATTGA
- a CDS encoding aminoglycoside adenylyltransferase domain-containing protein produces MMITNILQQLLLNLQSILENQMIGLYVGGSVATNYFNEKTSDIDCYIITTNELSTNTIQQLQDIHEQFYLSQTLYAQKVEASYIPKSILINFNSKDVRPYFNEGNFYLAPYGSNFVIELYVLREQGIRVFGPDIKKLAKEITINDLRLAIESNLNEYWRPMLANVEKLSRSDYQVFAILTMCRTLYTLETNKIASKPDAAHWAIENTPGMFKELIEKALSWQPKHFFDRFKETQYFINYVLNTSREQSS; encoded by the coding sequence ATGATGATAACCAATATATTGCAACAATTGCTCTTAAACCTACAATCAATTTTAGAAAATCAAATGATTGGATTGTATGTAGGTGGCTCGGTGGCAACAAATTATTTTAATGAAAAAACGAGTGATATTGATTGTTATATTATTACAACAAATGAACTTTCTACAAATACAATTCAACAACTTCAAGATATACATGAGCAATTTTATTTGAGTCAAACTCTGTATGCCCAAAAAGTTGAAGCTTCCTATATTCCTAAGTCTATCCTTATAAATTTCAATTCGAAGGATGTTCGCCCTTATTTTAACGAAGGGAACTTTTATCTAGCACCGTATGGTAGTAATTTTGTTATTGAATTATATGTATTGCGAGAGCAGGGAATTAGAGTTTTTGGTCCTGATATAAAAAAGTTAGCGAAAGAAATCACGATTAACGATTTAAGGCTTGCCATTGAAAGTAATTTAAATGAATACTGGCGGCCTATGTTAGCTAATGTAGAAAAATTAAGCAGAAGTGACTATCAAGTATTTGCCATTCTAACTATGTGTAGAACGCTGTATACATTAGAAACGAATAAGATAGCGTCAAAACCTGACGCAGCGCATTGGGCAATAGAAAATACGCCAGGAATGTTTAAGGAACTTATTGAAAAAGCGCTTAGTTGGCAACCTAAGCATTTTTTCGATCGATTCAAAGAGACTCAGTACTTTATTAACTATGTATTGAATACAAGTAGAGAGCAATCTAGCTAA
- a CDS encoding ankyrin repeat domain-containing protein, translated as MFSRFFRYIPPPEEFFLHYPSITQNSIINNFNNLVDYLEKFELNLDKLNQEGTCGGLTYCYALYAKSDRRVDFIKCLQFVSLLNKSNNMDLFKKALDNILTKGPDFWKKHDIEIKLQANSPAISFKTVCNFLQDVSRSQANQSILQINANWDKTYSFICPKEKLTQFLKKRNIQVGEIALVSFSGHIFYIEKTKEGFYLFEPNEIDSATLFPILKNEQELAKKIYENCADYLYQEDNLAFSLDFITFGNKNRQLDDILLELKQGQNETPYPTINSLIQQYYLRKLSRFEMALALFHEINQLQLKTNPINPLLTQIEKKLQAYIKPELMFQSDLISDSQGYLNETAFEFHISWLLLATEANQISLVKQLIKRGVDPNLAKNDGTTPLYMAAQDGHIEIVQLLLQHGANPNLATKDNGTTPLFMAAQKGHKEIVQLLLQHGANPDLVTKDNGITPLFMAAQKGHKEIVQFLLQHGANPDLATTDNGTTPLFIAAQKGHKEIVQFLLQHGANPDLATTDDRATPLYMAAQNGHKETVQLLLQHHANPNLATKDNGVTPLFIAAQNGHTETVQRLLQHSANPDLARNDNGATPLFMAAQNGHKETVQLLLQHGANPNLARNDNGATPLSMAAQMGHQETAQLLLQHGANPDLARNNGATPLFIATQNGHKDMAQLLLQHGAKVDMPIKASTNILLGKAEKCGRKSILEALLKNSGPLSDLSMPTSLEGFTVLHAAAFFGHNDIVKLLLKHGADLNDSAAGMTALQFAQVMDHQEIVELLESHALSHDIKFNL; from the coding sequence ATGTTTAGCAGATTTTTTCGTTATATACCTCCTCCTGAAGAATTTTTCTTACATTATCCATCTATAACTCAAAATTCTATTATCAATAATTTTAATAACTTAGTTGACTACCTTGAAAAATTTGAATTAAACCTAGATAAATTAAACCAGGAAGGAACTTGTGGAGGGCTTACATACTGTTATGCCCTTTATGCTAAATCAGACCGTCGAGTTGATTTTATCAAATGCTTACAATTTGTTAGCTTATTAAATAAATCAAATAATATGGACTTATTTAAGAAAGCCTTAGATAATATTTTAACTAAAGGTCCTGATTTTTGGAAAAAACATGATATTGAGATAAAACTACAAGCTAATAGTCCTGCTATTTCTTTTAAGACAGTCTGTAATTTTTTACAAGATGTCTCCCGTTCTCAAGCTAATCAATCTATTTTACAAATTAATGCCAACTGGGATAAAACGTATAGTTTTATCTGTCCTAAAGAAAAGTTAACTCAATTTTTGAAGAAACGAAACATTCAAGTTGGAGAAATAGCCCTAGTATCATTTAGTGGACATATTTTTTATATTGAAAAGACTAAAGAAGGTTTTTACCTATTTGAACCCAATGAAATTGATTCAGCTACGTTATTCCCCATTTTAAAAAATGAACAAGAATTAGCGAAAAAAATTTATGAAAATTGCGCGGACTATTTGTATCAAGAAGACAATCTAGCATTTAGCCTAGACTTTATTACTTTCGGGAATAAAAACAGACAGTTAGATGATATTCTTCTCGAACTAAAGCAAGGCCAAAATGAGACGCCTTATCCAACAATTAACTCATTAATTCAGCAGTATTATCTTCGTAAACTTTCTCGCTTCGAGATGGCCTTAGCATTATTTCATGAAATCAACCAACTACAGCTAAAAACAAATCCTATCAACCCCCTACTGACTCAGATAGAAAAAAAATTACAAGCGTATATAAAACCAGAATTGATGTTTCAATCAGATTTAATTAGCGATAGTCAGGGATATCTTAACGAAACAGCGTTTGAATTTCATATTTCATGGTTATTATTAGCTACTGAAGCTAATCAGATAAGTCTTGTCAAGCAACTTATAAAGAGGGGAGTAGATCCAAATTTAGCAAAGAATGATGGCACTACACCCTTATATATGGCTGCACAAGATGGTCATATAGAAATCGTACAATTGTTATTACAACATGGCGCCAATCCAAATTTAGCAACAAAGGATAATGGCACTACACCTTTATTTATGGCTGCACAAAAGGGACATAAAGAAATCGTACAACTCTTATTACAACATGGTGCCAATCCAGATTTAGTAACAAAGGATAATGGCATTACACCTTTATTTATGGCTGCACAAAAGGGACATAAAGAAATCGTACAATTCTTATTACAACATGGTGCCAATCCAGACTTAGCAACAACGGATAATGGCACCACACCTTTATTTATTGCTGCACAAAAAGGGCATAAAGAAATCGTACAATTCTTATTACAACATGGTGCCAATCCAGACTTAGCAACAACGGATGATAGAGCTACACCCTTGTATATGGCTGCACAAAATGGTCATAAAGAAACAGTGCAACTCTTGTTACAACATCATGCTAATCCAAATTTAGCAACAAAGGATAATGGCGTTACACCCTTATTTATTGCCGCACAAAATGGACATACAGAAACAGTGCAACGCTTGTTACAACATAGTGCCAATCCAGATTTAGCTAGGAATGATAATGGCGCTACACCCTTATTTATGGCTGCACAAAATGGTCATAAAGAAACAGTGCAACTCTTATTACAACATGGCGCCAATCCAAATTTAGCAAGGAATGATAATGGCGCTACACCGTTATCTATGGCTGCACAAATGGGACATCAAGAAACAGCGCAGCTCTTGTTACAACATGGTGCCAATCCAGATTTAGCAAGGAATAATGGCGCTACACCTTTATTTATTGCTACACAAAATGGACATAAAGATATGGCGCAACTCTTATTACAACATGGTGCAAAGGTGGATATGCCCATAAAGGCCTCAACCAATATTTTATTGGGAAAAGCTGAAAAATGTGGCCGAAAGTCAATTTTAGAAGCATTACTTAAAAATAGTGGCCCTTTAAGCGATCTCTCAATGCCTACTTCATTAGAAGGCTTTACTGTTTTGCATGCTGCTGCTTTTTTTGGGCATAATGATATTGTCAAATTGTTATTAAAACACGGTGCCGATTTAAATGATAGTGCAGCTGGAATGACTGCATTACAATTTGCGCAGGTTATGGATCATCAAGAGATAGTTGAGCTTCTTGAAAGTCACGCCTTAAGCCATGATATAAAATTTAACCTATAA
- a CDS encoding transposase yields the protein MFESWLAQDLLPKLPKQCVIVMDNAAFHKSLTTRKLIEAHGHILEYLPPYSPDFNPIENKWAQAKAIRRAHQCSIDELFQCPFI from the coding sequence ATCTTTGAAAGTTGGCTTGCTCAAGACTTACTGCCTAAACTACCTAAACAGTGTGTCATTGTGATGGATAATGCTGCTTTTCATAAATCCTTAACCACCCGCAAGCTCATTGAAGCACACGGACATATTCTTGAATATTTACCACCTTATTCGCCTGACTTCAATCCAATTGAGAATAAGTGGGCCCAAGCTAAAGCTATTCGTAGGGCTCATCAATGCTCTATAGACGAGCTTTTTCAATGCCCTTTTATATAA
- a CDS encoding cyclic nucleotide-binding domain-containing protein, protein MNELTLKECSLLKNSPLFQSLTEDDFKEIIKISHVLNFNKGQILLTEGEYSDDIYIIILGEVNLYKMSGEEKKRHFIITLSSGESLGERRLIKDHPCSSTVETNTPVKLLRLSIQILNSPPFQYLLNLLHLSLAKMISTKLTSDNQINMIMNELTLKERSLLKNSLLFQSLTEDEFKEIIKVSQVLNFNKGQILLTEGEYSDDIYIIILGEVNLYKMSREGKKRRLITTLSSGESLGEMRLIKEQPCSLTVEANTPVKLLHLSIRLLRSQPFQHSLNSLIRSLAIILSTRLTSDNLLLCNKIDEGNKKTTQLWVLLITIFILILFLLSRN, encoded by the coding sequence ATGAATGAATTAACTTTAAAGGAATGCTCTCTACTTAAAAATAGTCCATTGTTTCAGTCACTGACTGAGGATGACTTTAAAGAGATAATTAAAATATCTCACGTACTTAATTTCAATAAAGGCCAGATTCTGCTGACAGAAGGCGAATATAGTGATGATATTTATATAATTATTTTAGGCGAAGTTAATCTCTATAAAATGAGTGGCGAAGAAAAAAAGAGACACTTCATTATTACTTTAAGCTCAGGAGAATCTTTAGGCGAAAGGCGTTTAATTAAAGATCACCCTTGCTCCTCAACTGTAGAAACAAATACGCCTGTTAAATTATTACGTTTATCAATTCAAATACTAAACTCACCACCGTTTCAATACCTATTAAATTTATTGCATTTGTCACTTGCCAAAATGATAAGCACAAAGCTTACATCAGACAATCAAATTAATATGATCATGAATGAGCTAACGTTAAAGGAGCGCTCCTTATTAAAAAATAGCCTGTTATTTCAGTCACTGACTGAAGATGAATTTAAAGAAATAATTAAAGTATCTCAGGTGCTTAATTTCAATAAAGGCCAGATTCTGCTGACAGAAGGCGAATATAGTGATGATATTTATATAATTATTTTAGGCGAAGTTAATCTTTATAAAATGAGTAGGGAAGGAAAAAAGAGGCGTTTAATTACTACTCTAAGCTCAGGAGAGTCTTTAGGCGAGATGCGTTTGATTAAAGAGCAGCCTTGCTCTTTAACTGTAGAAGCAAATACACCTGTTAAATTATTACACTTATCAATTCGGTTATTAAGATCACAACCATTTCAACACTCATTAAACTCACTAATCCGTTCACTTGCTATAATTCTAAGCACAAGGCTTACATCAGATAATTTATTATTATGTAATAAAATAGATGAGGGAAATAAGAAAACAACTCAGCTTTGGGTTTTGCTGATTACTATTTTTATTTTAATTCTATTCTTATTATCCAGAAATTAA
- a CDS encoding ankyrin repeat domain-containing protein, producing MLLHLILWDLYRALIYKEISNDSVGLCHGFAIRWLEATFLGEEERQRFENRLIFIENTPRDQLLDKLKQAQAKKGEGLTDEDKKVLDILAFFNSLELFHSPVEHKILFNHSSFVTQQSIELVSTIASSSLVEMKRGLKEIYSEPNILTKEELHDYLLNLSKILDETLNDVNTPVGLLLGSHNHAIALSYSTSQGWLFRDINQPLEATTFDQIAEKIKRSFIDTHSSSYVAFNTSIFLTGDNKSKAKLEKLTQLRPSNDFIKAQSLRKSKDGVTLALIAAQFGHSTVITTLAEAGVNLNIAKENGETPVFVAAQNGKADVITALAQAGANLDMAREDGMPPIVIATKYGCIAAIKALAEGGANLDKMTKYGVTAAFVAVADGNTEVVETLLKNHCNFEIPIEWKAQDWINLAMGLAKIKGDSRIIQRMNEFLQENKSERVKIRPYDMAKIIGQEEVIKFIKEHLELTKKCAGIEQFQSINNNCFSASHTFFVADKKSIQKPVQEEHKSIVKISGG from the coding sequence ATGCTATTACATCTTATTTTATGGGATTTATATAGAGCATTAATTTATAAAGAGATTTCAAATGATTCTGTAGGTCTATGTCATGGTTTCGCAATACGCTGGCTAGAAGCTACTTTTCTAGGTGAGGAAGAACGACAGAGGTTTGAAAATCGCTTAATATTTATTGAAAACACGCCCAGAGATCAATTACTTGATAAACTCAAGCAGGCTCAAGCCAAAAAAGGTGAGGGGCTTACTGATGAAGATAAAAAAGTGTTGGATATACTTGCTTTTTTCAACAGTTTAGAATTGTTTCATTCTCCAGTAGAGCATAAGATTTTATTTAATCATTCTTCTTTTGTAACTCAGCAATCAATTGAACTCGTTTCAACAATAGCATCTTCATCACTGGTTGAAATGAAAAGGGGATTAAAGGAGATTTATTCAGAGCCTAATATTTTAACTAAGGAAGAGCTTCATGATTACCTTCTTAACCTAAGTAAAATACTGGATGAAACATTAAACGATGTTAATACGCCTGTAGGTCTTTTATTAGGGAGCCATAATCATGCTATAGCTTTAAGCTATAGCACTAGCCAAGGCTGGTTATTTCGAGACATTAATCAGCCGTTAGAAGCAACAACGTTTGACCAAATAGCCGAGAAAATTAAACGAAGTTTTATTGATACTCACTCATCATCCTACGTAGCGTTTAATACAAGTATTTTTCTTACCGGGGATAATAAGAGTAAAGCTAAATTAGAAAAATTAACACAATTAAGACCAAGCAATGATTTCATTAAGGCGCAGTCCTTACGTAAGTCAAAAGATGGCGTAACTTTAGCTTTAATTGCTGCTCAATTTGGTCATTCTACTGTTATTACGACTTTAGCCGAGGCAGGCGTAAATTTAAATATAGCTAAAGAAAATGGTGAAACGCCCGTTTTCGTTGCTGCTCAAAATGGTAAGGCAGATGTAATTACAGCCTTAGCTCAAGCAGGGGCCAATTTAGATATGGCTAGAGAAGATGGCATGCCCCCGATAGTTATTGCTACCAAATATGGTTGTATTGCGGCCATTAAGGCCTTGGCTGAAGGAGGGGCAAATTTAGATAAAATGACAAAATATGGCGTAACTGCAGCTTTTGTTGCTGTTGCCGATGGCAATACTGAAGTAGTTGAAACTTTATTAAAGAATCACTGTAATTTTGAAATTCCCATTGAATGGAAGGCGCAGGATTGGATAAATCTTGCGATGGGATTAGCGAAAATAAAAGGAGATTCACGCATTATTCAGCGGATGAACGAATTTTTACAAGAAAATAAATCAGAGCGCGTTAAGATACGGCCATATGATATGGCTAAGATAATAGGCCAGGAAGAAGTCATTAAGTTTATTAAAGAGCATCTTGAGTTAACAAAAAAATGTGCAGGTATAGAACAATTTCAGTCTATTAATAATAATTGCTTCTCTGCAAGCCATACTTTTTTCGTTGCTGATAAAAAATCAATACAAAAGCCAGTTCAGGAAGAGCATAAATCTATTGTTAAAATAAGCGGTGGCTAA
- a CDS encoding putative adhesin — protein MKRKGSELQANFNKKARKSEILLFGHAGWNKEDGYVTVPENTYLYMYAPDGSMLTSSIPKALASGEKIEKGDLTIKRLDPITLFNHGFADVGEYAGDYNSRDEEMKGYPLLYGPGDQIKNYKMCSSDEKITTSNNCSIVIQNIDTLTNLKNLLEKHKGNTCHFGGCSWIREEDNLKRNAVQFKDQHRENKYKKTLTEEEKKARRSERFGNSGSM, from the coding sequence ATGAAACGTAAAGGCAGCGAACTTCAAGCAAATTTTAATAAGAAAGCTAGAAAAAGTGAAATTTTGCTCTTTGGCCACGCCGGCTGGAACAAAGAAGATGGTTATGTCACTGTGCCTGAAAATACTTATCTTTATATGTATGCACCTGATGGCTCGATGCTTACTTCCTCGATTCCTAAAGCATTAGCCAGTGGAGAAAAAATTGAAAAGGGCGATTTGACTATAAAACGTTTAGATCCCATTACCCTCTTTAATCATGGATTTGCTGATGTTGGAGAATATGCTGGTGATTATAATAGCAGAGATGAAGAGATGAAAGGCTACCCTCTATTATATGGGCCAGGGGATCAAATTAAAAATTATAAAATGTGTTCCTCTGATGAGAAAATTACCACAAGTAATAATTGTTCAATTGTTATTCAAAATATTGATACCCTAACTAATTTAAAAAATTTATTAGAAAAGCATAAAGGTAATACGTGTCATTTTGGTGGTTGCTCCTGGATTAGAGAAGAAGATAATTTAAAAAGAAATGCTGTTCAATTTAAAGATCAGCACAGAGAAAATAAATATAAAAAAACATTAACCGAAGAAGAAAAAAAAGCAAGAAGAAGCGAGCGATTTGGTAATTCAGGTAGTATGTAG
- a CDS encoding ankyrin repeat domain-containing protein, translating to MTKLSHKDLVNLDKVLGYPSMEKGVCRGFSCMWAQAVLAQDEASFFDRLDFIGSYARDFDRLRRELEQAREQVKSKKPLDERSQKLLQILLFYDGMQLYLNPAEYKELFRGEYVLQGQLTTIYLLAKSTQLEQIDLSVLLHKPYAFTRESLTSYLNQIAGLVTESQSEYPILLGGTGHSVCLKYNKDNHKWHYLDTNNFKKDANDHRYVRELSVTETVESIFQSLKAGNHAVFTTTVLTSATQDSIAMEEGFLKFHENYPMSANLSVMYNRLGVGILYLSCKDGHLAMVQELIKQKGIDINKAQVDSITPLWIACQNGYLAIVQELVVQEKIDINKPDKYGITPLYIVCQDSNELIVELLLEQKA from the coding sequence ATGACAAAATTATCTCACAAGGATTTAGTTAATTTAGACAAAGTTCTAGGTTACCCCTCTATGGAGAAAGGGGTATGCCGCGGGTTTTCCTGTATGTGGGCACAAGCGGTATTAGCTCAAGATGAAGCAAGCTTTTTTGATAGGCTTGATTTTATTGGTTCTTATGCGCGTGATTTTGATAGATTAAGAAGAGAGCTTGAGCAAGCTAGAGAGCAAGTCAAATCGAAAAAACCCCTGGATGAACGGTCCCAAAAATTACTGCAAATTCTTTTATTTTACGATGGGATGCAACTTTACTTAAATCCGGCAGAATATAAAGAATTATTTAGGGGAGAGTATGTTTTACAAGGGCAATTAACAACCATTTATCTTCTAGCTAAATCAACACAGTTAGAACAAATTGATCTAAGTGTTTTATTGCATAAGCCTTATGCATTTACACGGGAAAGTCTAACCAGTTACCTAAATCAGATAGCAGGCTTAGTCACTGAGTCCCAATCAGAATACCCTATTTTATTAGGTGGTACCGGCCATAGTGTCTGTTTAAAGTATAATAAAGACAATCATAAGTGGCACTATTTGGATACCAATAACTTTAAAAAAGACGCTAACGATCACCGTTATGTGCGCGAGCTTAGTGTTACAGAGACTGTTGAAAGCATTTTTCAATCTTTAAAGGCAGGTAATCATGCCGTTTTTACAACCACGGTATTAACAAGCGCTACTCAAGATAGCATAGCCATGGAAGAGGGCTTTTTAAAATTTCATGAAAACTACCCTATGAGTGCTAATTTGTCTGTTATGTACAATAGATTAGGTGTTGGAATATTGTATCTTAGTTGTAAGGATGGCCATCTTGCTATGGTGCAAGAACTAATAAAACAAAAAGGAATAGATATTAACAAGGCACAAGTAGATAGTATAACGCCACTCTGGATAGCCTGCCAAAATGGTTACCTTGCTATTGTTCAAGAATTAGTAGTGCAAGAAAAGATAGATATCAATAAACCAGATAAGTATGGTATCACGCCACTTTACATTGTTTGTCAAGATAGCAACGAGTTGATTGTTGAACTCTTATTAGAGCAGAAAGCATAG
- a CDS encoding ankyrin repeat domain-containing protein, producing the protein MACLSPDTKDNFTLFRLLLNKNASLIHQNNLGQRALDIAIKQNNSAALTTLLLFARSENLDIHKIMSATSLKKVVKWSRENLPEVVGYLISTKPEQFSAKLPLVSTLFSPIEKEKRSYSNSLSERLGT; encoded by the coding sequence GTGGCATGCTTATCGCCTGATACGAAAGATAACTTTACGCTATTTAGATTACTCTTAAATAAGAATGCAAGCCTTATCCACCAAAATAATTTAGGGCAAAGGGCTTTAGATATTGCTATTAAACAAAATAATAGCGCAGCGCTTACTACATTATTACTATTTGCCCGCAGTGAAAATCTTGATATTCATAAAATAATGTCTGCCACTTCTTTAAAAAAAGTGGTTAAATGGTCAAGAGAAAATTTACCTGAAGTGGTAGGGTATCTAATAAGCACAAAACCTGAGCAATTTTCAGCAAAGTTACCCCTAGTATCGACCTTGTTTTCTCCAATAGAAAAGGAAAAACGCAGCTATAGTAACTCGTTATCGGAAAGATTAGGTACTTAA